Proteins co-encoded in one Clostridia bacterium genomic window:
- a CDS encoding OadG family protein, with protein MELTFAERASHMFTGTVIGILTVFAILIFLWGLLVVMKLIFDRQPKPKKVEETKTEAVAQTSAPQNDTQLIAVLTAAVACMLEAQGAPATSFKIKSFRRTN; from the coding sequence ATGGAATTAACTTTTGCAGAAAGAGCATCCCATATGTTTACCGGTACGGTTATCGGTATTTTAACAGTTTTTGCTATTCTGATTTTCCTTTGGGGACTTTTGGTTGTCATGAAGCTTATTTTCGACCGTCAGCCTAAACCGAAAAAGGTAGAGGAAACAAAAACTGAAGCTGTAGCACAAACATCTGCTCCGCAGAATGATACACAGTTGATTGCAGTTTTGACTGCCGCGGTTGCATGCATGCTGGAAGCACAAGGTGCCCCTGCCACAAGCTTTAAAATCAAATCTTTCAGAAGAACAAACTAA
- a CDS encoding biotin/lipoyl-binding protein codes for MRKFMINVNGTSYEVEVEEIGGATASAPVAAAPAAAPAAAPAPAAAPAGGTKVNAPMPGTIADVKVAVGDTVTKGQVLVLLEAMKMENEIMAPADGKVTAVLANKGASVNTGDALVVLG; via the coding sequence ATGAGAAAATTTATGATAAATGTAAATGGTACTTCCTATGAAGTAGAAGTAGAAGAAATCGGCGGTGCTACAGCATCTGCTCCTGTAGCAGCAGCTCCTGCAGCAGCACCCGCAGCAGCTCCTGCGCCTGCAGCAGCACCTGCAGGCGGTACAAAAGTAAATGCCCCCATGCCCGGCACCATTGCTGACGTAAAGGTAGCAGTTGGCGACACCGTTACCAAGGGTCAGGTTCTGGTTCTTTTGGAAGCTATGAAAATGGAAAACGAAATCATGGCTCCTGCTGACGGCAAAGTAACCGCAGTGCTTGCAAATAAAGGCGCATCTGTAAACACAGGCGACGCATTGGTGGTTTTAGGCTAA
- a CDS encoding sodium ion-translocating decarboxylase subunit beta, which translates to MIDAIQNFLSSTGFSAISLQQIVMILVSFLLLYLAIVKEYEPLLLLSIAFGMLLANLPLAGLGSNDEGGLLYYLYRGVKMGIYPPLIFLGVGAMTDFGPLIANPKSILLGAASQIGIFITFIGALFLGMIPGIDFGVKEAASIGIIGGADGPTAIFVTSKLAPHLLGPIAVAAYSYMALVPIIQPPIMKALTTKKERAIVMEQLRPVSKTEKIIFPIAITVIVSLILPDAASLVGMLMLGNLMKESGVVDRLSKTAQNELMNIVTIFLGITVGATASGDVFLKPDTLGILVLGLVAFSISTACGTLFGKLMCKLSGGKINPLIGSAGVSAVPMAARVSQKVGQEENPSNFLLMHAMGPNVAGVIGSAVAAGVFMALYGGM; encoded by the coding sequence ATGATAGATGCTATTCAGAATTTTTTAAGTAGCACCGGTTTCTCTGCAATTTCATTGCAACAGATTGTCATGATTCTGGTATCCTTTTTATTGCTTTATCTTGCAATTGTAAAAGAATACGAACCGTTGTTGCTTTTATCCATTGCTTTCGGTATGCTTCTGGCAAATTTGCCGTTGGCAGGTCTTGGCTCCAATGACGAAGGTGGCTTGCTGTACTATCTGTACAGAGGTGTAAAGATGGGTATTTACCCACCCCTGATTTTCTTAGGTGTTGGTGCGATGACCGACTTTGGTCCCCTGATTGCAAATCCTAAAAGCATTCTTCTTGGTGCGGCATCACAGATTGGTATCTTTATTACCTTTATCGGTGCACTGTTCTTAGGGATGATTCCGGGTATTGATTTTGGTGTAAAAGAAGCGGCTTCCATCGGTATCATCGGTGGTGCAGACGGTCCTACAGCTATTTTTGTAACATCTAAGCTGGCACCGCATTTGCTTGGACCTATCGCGGTTGCGGCATATTCGTATATGGCGCTGGTTCCGATTATCCAGCCGCCTATTATGAAAGCGCTGACCACCAAAAAGGAAAGAGCAATTGTTATGGAACAGCTCCGTCCCGTAAGCAAAACCGAAAAAATCATTTTCCCGATTGCTATTACCGTAATCGTGTCTTTGATTTTGCCGGATGCGGCATCCTTGGTAGGTATGCTGATGCTTGGTAACCTCATGAAAGAATCGGGGGTTGTGGACAGACTTTCCAAAACCGCCCAGAACGAATTGATGAACATTGTAACCATCTTCTTGGGTATCACCGTTGGTGCTACTGCTTCGGGCGATGTGTTCTTAAAGCCGGATACATTAGGTATTTTAGTGCTCGGCCTTGTTGCATTCAGTATTAGTACTGCTTGTGGTACCTTGTTCGGTAAGCTGATGTGCAAGCTTTCGGGCGGTAAAATCAATCCGCTTATCGGTTCTGCAGGTGTATCTGCCGTTCCTATGGCAGCACGTGTATCGCAAAAGGTTGGTCAGGAAGAAAATCCGTCCAACTTCCTGCTCATGCATGCTATGGGTCCGAACGTAGCCGGTGTTATCGGTTCTGCCGTTGCGGCAGGTGTATTCATGGCGCTGTACGGCGGTATGTAA
- a CDS encoding oxaloacetate decarboxylase subunit alpha encodes MANKVGITETILRDAHQSLIATRMTTEEMLPIIEKMDKIGYHSLEAWGGATFDSCLRFLNEDPWERLRKIKDKAKNTPLQMLFRGQNILGYRHYADDVVEYFVQKSVANGIDIIRIFDALNDVRNLETAIKACKKEKGHVQGTVCYTISPVHNIESFVTLAKQLENIGADSICVKDMAGLLTPYVAYDLISALKKNVKIPIQLHTHYTAGVASMTYLKAIEAGVDVVDTALSPFSMGTSQPATEPLVATLQGTQYDTGLKLAALSDLADYFKPLREKYLASGTLNPKVMGVDINTLLYQVPGGMLSNLVSQLKEQGKEDKFDEVLKEVPRVREDFGFPPLVTPSSQIVGTQAVLNVLMGERYKMISKESKAIVRGEYGKTPVDIKPEIVEKIIGNEERITCRPADKINPELKRLRDEIKEYIQQDEDVLTYALFEQVALKFFENRKAKTLKTDPNLKDTQQKTHPVL; translated from the coding sequence ATGGCAAATAAAGTTGGTATTACAGAGACCATATTAAGAGACGCACATCAGTCGCTGATTGCTACCCGTATGACCACCGAAGAAATGTTGCCCATTATCGAAAAAATGGACAAAATCGGTTATCATTCTTTAGAAGCATGGGGCGGTGCAACCTTTGATTCCTGCCTGCGTTTCTTAAATGAAGATCCCTGGGAAAGATTAAGAAAAATTAAAGACAAAGCAAAAAACACCCCTCTGCAGATGTTGTTCCGCGGTCAGAATATCTTAGGCTACCGCCATTATGCAGATGATGTGGTTGAATATTTTGTACAGAAGTCTGTGGCAAACGGTATCGACATCATCCGTATCTTTGATGCGCTTAACGATGTTCGCAACTTGGAAACTGCCATCAAGGCTTGTAAAAAAGAAAAGGGTCATGTACAGGGCACCGTTTGCTACACCATCAGCCCTGTGCACAACATTGAATCCTTTGTAACTTTAGCAAAACAGTTGGAAAACATTGGTGCAGACTCCATCTGCGTAAAGGATATGGCAGGCTTGCTCACACCTTATGTGGCATATGACTTGATTTCTGCATTGAAGAAGAATGTTAAAATCCCGATTCAGTTGCATACCCATTATACCGCAGGCGTTGCTTCTATGACCTACCTTAAGGCAATTGAAGCAGGGGTAGACGTGGTAGATACTGCTCTTTCGCCCTTCTCTATGGGTACTTCTCAGCCTGCAACCGAACCCTTGGTTGCTACACTTCAGGGTACACAGTATGACACAGGCTTGAAATTGGCTGCACTTTCTGATTTGGCAGATTACTTTAAACCCTTGCGTGAAAAATACTTAGCAAGCGGAACTCTTAACCCGAAAGTTATGGGTGTTGACATCAATACACTTTTGTATCAGGTTCCCGGCGGAATGCTTTCTAACCTTGTTTCTCAGCTTAAGGAACAGGGCAAGGAAGACAAGTTTGATGAAGTGTTAAAAGAAGTTCCGCGTGTGCGCGAAGACTTCGGTTTCCCGCCCCTCGTTACCCCTTCCAGCCAGATTGTTGGTACCCAGGCAGTATTAAACGTATTGATGGGCGAGCGCTATAAGATGATTTCCAAAGAATCCAAGGCAATCGTTCGCGGGGAATACGGTAAAACTCCGGTAGACATTAAGCCGGAAATCGTAGAAAAAATCATCGGTAATGAAGAAAGAATTACTTGCCGTCCTGCAGATAAAATTAATCCCGAGCTTAAGAGACTGCGTGACGAAATCAAGGAATACATCCAGCAGGATGAAGATGTGCTGACTTATGCTCTGTTTGAACAGGTTGCACTCAAATTCTTTGAAAACCGCAAGGCTAAGACTTTGAAAACCGATCCGAACTTAAAAGATACACAGCAGAAAACCCATCCGGTTTTGTAA
- a CDS encoding MurR/RpiR family transcriptional regulator encodes MNNDNLLTVIEESYKSYSKGQKKIADFILNQYDKAAFMTASKLGKEVGVSESTVVRFSNVLGYEGYPELQAALGEIVKNRLTSLQRIEIAHDKMANEDILSKVINSDISKMRSTLENIDKKAFDRAVEEIMNAKKLYILGVRSASAISGFIGFYFNLLFPDVRIVNTSSASEMFEQILRVGEGDVVIGVSFPRYSRRTIKVLEYAKRKGATVIGITDTEQSPIAERSDIALFAKTDMVSFVDSLVAPLSLVNALIVAIGVRKKEEITNTLGELEQIWAEYNVYNQEN; translated from the coding sequence GTGAATAACGATAATTTGTTAACCGTAATTGAAGAATCCTATAAGTCCTACAGTAAAGGACAAAAGAAAATTGCAGATTTTATCTTAAATCAGTATGACAAAGCGGCATTTATGACCGCATCCAAGCTTGGCAAAGAGGTTGGGGTCAGCGAATCGACCGTTGTGCGTTTTTCCAACGTGCTCGGCTATGAAGGCTATCCCGAATTGCAGGCGGCATTGGGCGAAATTGTAAAAAACCGTCTGACTTCCTTGCAGAGAATCGAAATCGCCCACGACAAAATGGCAAACGAAGACATTTTGTCCAAGGTTATCAACTCGGATATCAGCAAAATGCGTTCCACTCTGGAAAACATCGACAAAAAGGCGTTTGACAGAGCTGTAGAAGAAATTATGAACGCAAAAAAGCTTTATATATTAGGGGTGCGCTCCGCATCCGCCATTTCCGGCTTTATCGGATTTTATTTCAACCTGCTTTTCCCGGATGTGCGTATTGTAAACACTTCCTCAGCAAGCGAAATGTTTGAACAGATTCTGCGTGTGGGAGAGGGCGATGTGGTCATCGGCGTAAGCTTTCCCCGTTATTCCAGACGAACCATTAAGGTGCTCGAATACGCAAAGCGCAAGGGCGCAACGGTTATCGGTATTACCGATACAGAGCAGTCTCCCATCGCAGAGCGCTCGGACATCGCGCTGTTTGCCAAAACAGATATGGTGTCTTTTGTAGACTCTCTGGTGGCACCTTTAAGTCTTGTCAATGCCCTGATTGTTGCCATTGGCGTACGCAAAAAAGAGGAAATTACCAACACATTGGGCGAATTAGAGCAAATCTGGGCAGAATACAATGTGTATAATCAGGAGAACTAA
- a CDS encoding NAD(P)/FAD-dependent oxidoreductase, whose protein sequence is MKKYDAIVIGAGPAGMMAAGRAAELGLSVLLLEKNNLPGRKLRITGKGRCNITNNADISEFFQNIPRNPKFLYSALYNFTGQDAISFFEAFGVPCKVERGQRVFPVSDRAHDVAEALFRYVKSGKCDYVQCKVKDILYDEGKVTGVLTDKGKFDCNFAVVATGGKSYPLTGSTGDGYRFAQKVGHTIVEPKGALVPMESKDTACKALQGLTLKNVAVTLQDGQGKKLGEEFGEMLFAHFGVTGPVILSLSSFVPQSESWKIVIDLKPALSAEQLDARVLRDFAKFSNKQLINALQELLPKKMIPAVLQKAELDERKPVHSVTKEERIKLITVLKSFEIECYKLRPIDEAIITSGGVSVKEVNPSTMESKKVQGLYFVGEVLDVDAFTGGFNLQIAYATARLCGESMAEKKEEF, encoded by the coding sequence ATGAAAAAGTATGATGCAATCGTCATCGGTGCCGGACCTGCCGGTATGATGGCGGCAGGCAGAGCAGCAGAGCTGGGACTTTCGGTTTTGTTGCTTGAAAAAAACAATCTGCCGGGCAGAAAACTGCGGATTACAGGCAAGGGCAGATGTAATATCACCAATAACGCAGACATTTCTGAATTTTTTCAGAATATTCCGCGCAATCCTAAATTTTTATACAGCGCACTTTACAATTTTACCGGGCAGGATGCCATTTCGTTTTTTGAGGCGTTTGGTGTACCTTGTAAGGTAGAGCGAGGACAAAGAGTTTTCCCGGTTTCCGACCGGGCGCATGATGTGGCAGAAGCTCTTTTTCGCTATGTAAAAAGTGGAAAGTGTGATTATGTGCAATGCAAAGTAAAAGATATTTTGTATGACGAAGGAAAGGTTACGGGTGTTCTGACCGACAAAGGCAAGTTTGATTGTAATTTTGCGGTGGTTGCCACCGGCGGTAAATCCTATCCTTTAACCGGCTCGACCGGAGACGGCTATCGTTTTGCGCAAAAAGTAGGACACACCATTGTAGAGCCAAAAGGCGCATTGGTACCTATGGAATCCAAAGATACCGCCTGCAAAGCTTTACAGGGATTGACACTTAAAAATGTAGCGGTTACCTTGCAGGACGGGCAGGGCAAAAAGCTTGGCGAAGAATTTGGCGAAATGCTGTTTGCTCATTTCGGTGTGACAGGTCCCGTGATTTTGTCTTTAAGCTCGTTTGTGCCCCAAAGTGAGAGTTGGAAAATTGTGATTGACCTAAAGCCCGCACTTTCTGCAGAACAGCTGGACGCAAGGGTATTGCGGGATTTTGCTAAATTTTCCAACAAACAGCTTATCAATGCTTTGCAGGAGCTGTTGCCGAAAAAGATGATTCCGGCGGTTTTGCAAAAGGCGGAATTGGATGAAAGAAAGCCCGTACACAGTGTAACGAAAGAAGAACGAATAAAGCTGATTACAGTGCTCAAAAGCTTTGAAATAGAGTGCTATAAACTTCGTCCCATTGATGAGGCGATTATCACCTCGGGCGGTGTTTCGGTGAAAGAAGTCAATCCGTCCACCATGGAATCCAAAAAGGTACAGGGACTGTATTTTGTGGGCGAGGTTTTGGATGTGGACGCTTTTACGGGCGGATTTAATTTACAAATTGCTTATGCCACCGCACGGCTTTGCGGAGAGAGCATGGCAGAGAAAAAAGAGGAGTTTTGA
- a CDS encoding (d)CMP kinase, whose amino-acid sequence MQIAIDGPSGAGKSTLAKTLAKNLGFIYIDTGAMYRSIGLYALRKGIDIPNEPEKVAAMLDEVQLSIRHIDGTQHIFLNGEDVSEEIRKPEVSIAASNVAVLPAVRLKLVDLQRMLANKNNVIMDGRDIGTYVLPDAEVKIFLTASVEDRAQRRFEELQQKGTKTTYEEVLKDMKFRDKNDSSRDFAPLKPAEDAELMDTTGNTLEQSVKQMAELVHKKMNEEKKA is encoded by the coding sequence ATGCAAATTGCAATTGACGGCCCTTCCGGTGCGGGTAAAAGCACCCTTGCCAAAACCCTGGCAAAAAATCTGGGATTTATCTATATCGATACCGGTGCAATGTACCGTTCTATCGGTCTTTATGCGTTGCGCAAAGGGATTGATATTCCGAACGAGCCGGAAAAGGTGGCGGCAATGCTTGATGAGGTACAGCTTTCCATCCGTCACATTGACGGCACACAGCACATTTTCTTAAATGGTGAGGATGTGTCGGAGGAAATCAGAAAGCCTGAGGTATCTATTGCGGCATCCAATGTGGCGGTTTTGCCTGCAGTTCGTTTGAAGCTTGTGGATTTACAGCGCATGCTTGCCAACAAAAATAATGTGATTATGGACGGCAGAGACATCGGTACATACGTTTTGCCGGATGCAGAGGTGAAAATTTTCCTGACCGCATCGGTAGAAGACCGGGCACAGCGTCGTTTTGAAGAATTACAGCAAAAGGGAACAAAAACCACCTATGAAGAGGTGCTGAAAGACATGAAATTCCGTGACAAAAACGACAGCTCCAGAGATTTTGCACCCTTAAAGCCGGCAGAAGATGCAGAGCTGATGGATACCACCGGCAATACACTTGAACAGTCGGTAAAGCAAATGGCAGAGCTGGTACACAAAAAAATGAATGAGGAGAAAAAGGCATGA
- a CDS encoding 1-acyl-sn-glycerol-3-phosphate acyltransferase — protein sequence MKLGVVIRAIIKPFYKLFYPLKIEGLENFEKDSPFVLCANHKSNWDVVALYVASPKPICFMAKEELFRFKPLGWLLKKLGAFPVKRNQSDLNAIKTAVATLKRGDVLGIFPQGTRTDDMDDDAAKAGAIVVANMAHVPILPAAIISDYKLFHKTTVKFGKMYHFNEERKKLSNEERQALAADLMHEIRALWEEEQK from the coding sequence ATGAAATTAGGTGTAGTCATCCGTGCAATTATAAAACCGTTTTATAAGCTGTTTTATCCGCTTAAAATCGAAGGCTTGGAAAACTTTGAGAAAGACAGTCCCTTTGTACTTTGTGCAAACCATAAAAGTAACTGGGACGTGGTGGCGCTGTATGTGGCATCGCCCAAGCCGATTTGCTTTATGGCAAAGGAAGAGCTGTTCCGTTTCAAGCCCCTCGGCTGGCTTTTAAAAAAGCTTGGTGCGTTTCCTGTTAAACGGAATCAGTCGGATTTGAATGCAATTAAAACAGCGGTTGCGACATTAAAAAGAGGCGATGTTTTGGGTATTTTTCCGCAGGGCACCCGTACCGACGATATGGACGACGATGCGGCAAAGGCTGGCGCAATTGTGGTTGCAAATATGGCACATGTGCCGATTTTACCTGCGGCAATTATTTCGGATTATAAATTATTCCATAAAACCACCGTTAAATTCGGCAAGATGTATCACTTTAACGAAGAACGGAAAAAGCTCAGCAATGAAGAGCGTCAGGCACTTGCGGCTGACCTGATGCATGAAATCCGCGCTCTTTGGGAGGAAGAACAAAAGTGA
- a CDS encoding bifunctional 4-hydroxy-3-methylbut-2-enyl diphosphate reductase/30S ribosomal protein S1, whose amino-acid sequence MKIRLAETAGFCYGVDRAVTLALTEAEKENQKGMYTLGPIIHNPAVVLQLREKGVAVIDCAEDAPEGSKVVIRSHGISRQQVEVLRARNCEIVDATCPFVKKIHNTVESYSQKGYRIVIVGDENHPEVQGILGWCENATVICDETEVSEAIFPDEKVCVVAQTTFEQKKWQEIKKKILKIESKCVIIDTICNATHKRQAEAEAVSKESDAVIVVGGRESSNTKRLAQVAGKYCGNIYLIERADEISDVDFSKYHSIGVTAGASTPASIIKEVITMVEEKTIINFEEELEKTLKPLNNRDIVKGTVIRITPTEVYVNLDAKSDGVIPVSEVSCDPNADVNSILSVGQEIEAFVVRVNDVDGYVTLSMKKLESLAGQKQLEEAYENGTPITSKIVEVVKGGVVAYAFGSKVFIPASQAAERYTEDLDSLLGTDATFKIINYDRRRRKIVGSVKTLAVAARKEKAEAFWASAEVGQKIKGVVKSVTNFGAFVDVGGVDGLVHVTELSWLHIKNPAEVVKPGDIMEVVILELDKENNKVSLGHKSLEENPWTKVQSMIKADDVIKCKIVRIVPFGAFAEIIPGVDGLIHISQIANKHIAKPEDVLAVGQEVEAKVVEANWETQKIGLSMRALEEPAQEEAVEEVAEEATEVVEEAAAEVAEEATEE is encoded by the coding sequence GTGAAGATACGTTTAGCTGAAACCGCAGGCTTTTGCTATGGCGTAGACCGTGCGGTGACTTTGGCGCTTACCGAAGCGGAAAAAGAAAATCAAAAAGGTATGTATACCTTAGGTCCTATTATTCATAACCCTGCTGTTGTTTTGCAGTTGCGGGAAAAAGGGGTAGCGGTTATAGACTGCGCAGAGGACGCACCCGAGGGAAGTAAGGTTGTTATCCGTTCCCACGGTATATCCAGACAGCAGGTAGAGGTTTTAAGAGCAAGAAACTGCGAAATTGTGGATGCAACCTGTCCCTTTGTGAAAAAAATCCACAACACGGTGGAAAGCTATTCTCAAAAAGGGTATCGCATTGTGATTGTTGGGGATGAAAACCATCCGGAGGTGCAGGGTATCTTAGGCTGGTGCGAAAATGCGACGGTTATTTGCGACGAAACAGAGGTCAGCGAAGCGATTTTTCCCGATGAGAAAGTCTGTGTTGTGGCACAAACCACATTTGAACAAAAAAAATGGCAAGAAATTAAAAAGAAAATATTGAAAATTGAATCAAAGTGTGTTATAATAGATACGATATGTAACGCAACGCACAAAAGACAAGCTGAAGCGGAGGCGGTTTCAAAGGAATCCGATGCAGTTATCGTGGTGGGCGGACGGGAAAGCTCGAACACCAAAAGGCTTGCACAGGTTGCCGGAAAGTATTGCGGAAACATATATTTAATTGAACGTGCGGATGAAATTTCCGATGTGGATTTTTCGAAGTACCATTCGATTGGTGTTACCGCAGGTGCATCTACGCCTGCGAGCATAATAAAGGAGGTCATTACCATGGTAGAAGAAAAAACAATTATTAATTTTGAGGAGGAGCTCGAGAAGACTTTAAAGCCTTTGAATAATCGAGATATCGTAAAAGGTACAGTTATCAGAATCACACCTACTGAAGTTTACGTAAACTTAGATGCAAAATCCGACGGCGTTATTCCGGTTAGCGAAGTTTCCTGCGACCCGAATGCAGATGTAAATTCCATTTTGTCTGTTGGTCAGGAAATCGAAGCTTTTGTTGTTCGTGTAAACGATGTTGACGGTTATGTAACCTTGTCCATGAAGAAGCTTGAATCTTTGGCAGGTCAGAAGCAGTTGGAAGAAGCTTATGAAAACGGCACACCTATCACTTCCAAAATTGTTGAAGTGGTTAAGGGCGGCGTTGTAGCATATGCGTTTGGTTCTAAAGTATTCATTCCTGCATCTCAGGCTGCAGAAAGATATACCGAAGATTTAGATTCCCTGCTCGGTACAGATGCAACCTTCAAAATCATCAACTACGACAGAAGACGCCGTAAGATTGTTGGTTCTGTTAAAACCTTAGCTGTTGCAGCAAGAAAAGAAAAGGCAGAAGCTTTCTGGGCATCTGCAGAAGTTGGTCAGAAGATCAAGGGTGTTGTTAAATCCGTAACAAACTTCGGTGCATTCGTAGATGTTGGCGGTGTTGACGGTTTGGTTCATGTTACCGAGCTTTCCTGGCTCCACATCAAGAACCCTGCAGAAGTTGTAAAACCGGGCGACATCATGGAAGTTGTTATTTTGGAACTTGACAAAGAAAACAACAAGGTTTCCTTGGGTCACAAATCCTTGGAAGAAAACCCCTGGACAAAGGTACAGTCCATGATTAAAGCTGACGATGTTATCAAATGTAAAATCGTTCGCATTGTTCCCTTTGGTGCATTTGCTGAAATTATCCCCGGCGTTGACGGCTTGATTCATATCTCTCAGATTGCAAACAAGCACATCGCAAAGCCCGAAGATGTTTTAGCTGTTGGCCAGGAAGTGGAAGCAAAGGTTGTAGAAGCAAACTGGGAAACACAGAAAATCGGCCTCAGCATGCGTGCTCTTGAAGAACCCGCTCAGGAAGAAGCCGTTGAAGAAGTGGCAGAAGAAGCAACAGAAGTTGTTGAAGAAGCTGCTGCAGAAGTTGCAGAAGAAGCAACCGAAGAATAA
- a CDS encoding purine-nucleoside phosphorylase, with amino-acid sequence MQKKISETALFLQKKFNTVPDTVLILGTGLGTFAEKLSDTVSVSYSEIPHFPVSTVQGHKGMLIKGKISEKEILVMQGRFHYYEGYSMQQLVYPVQVFAKMGVKTLIVTAAAGAINERFKPGDIMAVTDHIKLTADCPLRGANPEDLGPRYFDMSKGYDKDLIQLADSAAEKCGFSIQKGVYAFMGGPNFETPAEIRMLKVLGADVVGMSTVPEVLAANHAGMKVLALSFCSNMAAGITSMPQSQEEVLETAEKMGFRFEALVTEILKQM; translated from the coding sequence ATGCAGAAAAAAATCAGTGAAACCGCATTGTTTTTGCAGAAAAAATTCAATACGGTTCCGGATACCGTTCTGATTTTGGGAACGGGTCTTGGCACCTTTGCCGAAAAGCTTTCTGACACCGTTTCTGTTTCCTACAGCGAAATTCCGCACTTTCCCGTGTCTACTGTGCAAGGACACAAAGGCATGCTGATTAAAGGAAAAATCAGTGAAAAAGAAATCTTAGTGATGCAGGGACGCTTTCATTACTATGAGGGTTATTCCATGCAACAGCTTGTTTACCCCGTTCAGGTTTTTGCAAAAATGGGGGTTAAAACATTGATTGTTACGGCGGCTGCCGGGGCAATTAATGAGAGGTTCAAGCCCGGAGATATCATGGCGGTAACCGACCATATCAAGCTAACGGCAGACTGTCCCTTACGGGGGGCAAATCCTGAGGATTTAGGTCCCCGGTATTTTGATATGTCAAAAGGTTATGATAAGGACTTGATTCAGCTTGCAGATTCAGCCGCAGAAAAATGTGGCTTTTCTATACAAAAGGGCGTTTACGCTTTTATGGGTGGTCCCAATTTTGAAACACCTGCAGAAATACGCATGCTTAAAGTTTTAGGTGCAGATGTGGTGGGTATGTCCACCGTGCCCGAGGTTTTGGCGGCAAACCATGCAGGGATGAAGGTTTTGGCACTGTCATTTTGCAGTAACATGGCAGCAGGCATTACAAGTATGCCTCAAAGCCAGGAAGAGGTTTTGGAAACTGCAGAAAAAATGGGCTTCCGGTTTGAAGCTCTGGTGACCGAAATTTTAAAACAAATGTAA